In Bradyrhizobium sp. WBOS07, the genomic window CGCGCCAATACCGTGATCCCGGGCAAAAGTGTACCACGGGATCAGGAACTGAATGGCGTCGCTGTTGGTGTGCTCCCGGGCGAGGTAACGGAGTGCAAGGCCGGCAAATCCGCACGCCAGCATGATGACGATCGGAATGTGCCATCTCTCCGGCAACGCCCGGTCTGCATTGACGCGACGATAGGGATTGCGGAGCGCGCCTGTCTCGATTGTGTCATTTGTCACGCAATCATTCCAGGATTCGAGCGGTAACCCTAGCCAGGTTCACGAGCACTTCGGGCTTCGCAGTGCATTGTCGCGACGCCTTCGCGGTCGAAGACTCCTGGCGATCCTTTCGCGACTTGCAGTCTTGACGGGCGAACAATTGCCAGTTGTATAAATCTTCAGATGTGCAGCTTGTCCGATGCTTGAGAAGAGATTGTTTGGTTAGCGATTGCTTTACAGACGGACGGATTTCCGAATTGCGTCGTCGCAAGAGCTTCTCGCCAAGACGGGCGGCTAATCATCGAACATCTTCGGCGGAACGAACCCGCCGAACTCGCGCTCGATTAGTTCGGCAAGCTTGAGCGGCGTGCGGTCTTCCAACCACGGGCCGACGATCTGCACGCCGACAGGCAGGCCGCCCTTCGACAGGCCCAACGGAACGGCCGTCGAAGGCAGGCCGGGCAACGTCGCAATCCCCGGCCAAGCCAGCTGATCGGAATAGGGGTAGTCCTTGCCGTCGATGCTAATACGCCGCAGGTTCTGGTCCGGCGAATGGTCATGCGGAAAGGCCGGCGTCGGCATGATCGGGCAGATCACCGCGTCGAAGCTCTTGAACAGCGCGCGCCATTGTGCACGCAGGCCGGCGCGGGCGCCGGCGTCGAGTACCCAGGCGCGGTGGCTTGCGGTGATGCCGCGCAGTCGCTCCGCACCGAGGCTGCGATCCTCGGGCGAAAGCTGGCTCGCCCGTGTCTGCGCATCCACAAGCTCATCGGGCAGGAAGAAGGCGCCGAGGAAGCTCAGGAGCATGCGCATGTAGAGCCGCGACGTCTCCGCGAAGTCCGGGAGCTGGCCGCTCTCGCGCGCGATCCGCGTGCCGGCCTTCGACAGATCGGTTGCGAGCCGGTCGATCGCGCCGCGGACGTCACCATCAGTCGGCAACAGCGGGTGGCTGTCGATCACCAGGACGCGAAAGTCCCGCAACGAATGATGCCGTGCAGCGGGCAGCTCGAGCTCGTAGGCGACACCGGCGTCCAGCGGTTCCGGGCCGGCCAGGACGTCGAGGAGCAAGGTGAGATCGGTTGCCGTGCGCGCCATCGGCCCGATGACGGCGAGGTCGTCCTCGCGCGGAATCGCCGGAAATGGCGGCGGGGTCTCACCGCGCGCCGGACAGAGATTGAGAGTCGGCTTATGCGCGAAGATGCCGCAATGAAAGGCCGGCACTCGCAGCGAGCCGCCAATGTCGGAGCCGGTGGCGAGCGCGCAATAACCTGCGGCGAGGGCTGCCGACGATCCTCCGGACGATCCGCCCGGTGTGCGGCCGAGATCATAGGGGTTGTTCGTGGTGCCGTAGATGTCGTTGTAGCTCTGCCAGTCGCCGAGGCCTACCGGCACGTTGGTCTTGCCGAGGATGACGCCGCCAGCCTGTTTGATGCGTGCCACCGGCAACGCGTCTTCGGCAGGCTTGAAATTCCTCTGCGGCGGGAATCCCCAGGTCGTCGGCAGGCCGGCGATGTTGAAGGATTCCTTCACCGTCACGGGCAGGCCGAGCAGCGGCTTGCGCTCGCCGCGTGCCAAGGCGGCGTCCGCCTCGCGCGCGGCACCGAGGGCGCGATCGAAATCCCGGACGCAGATCGCGTTGATCCTGCCGTCGTGACGCTCGATACGGGCGATCGCGTCCCGGGTGAGCTCGACCGCAGAGACCTTCTTCGCGCTCAATGCGGCCGCCAGCTCGACCGCGCTCTTGAAACTCCATTCCGATTTGGCCACCGCGCGTCTCCTGTTCCGGTTGTTGAAGGATGGTGCGCAGTTTGGCCGGATCTCGCAACGGCTGTTTGATGGAGATTGATATGCTGGCTGCTGGTTATCGGGCAGATCCAACGACAGCGTCGGTGTCATCGCCCGCCTTCGCGGGCGATGACAGGGGAATGTGAGGCGGTCTACGCCGCCCCGATCAATATCCCGACCGCGAGCACGATGGCGCCGCCGAGCACGATCTGGAACACGGCCTGGAGGAACGGCGTATCCATGTAGCGCGAGCGGATGAAGGCGATCGCCCACAATTCGAAGAACACCACGACGCAGGCGATCGCCGTTGCGATCCAGAACGCGTTGGCCCAAGTGTCGGGCACCAGATAGGGCGCGGTGTGGCCGAGCCCGCCGAGCGTGGTCATCGCGCCGCAGGTGACGCCGCGCAGCCAGGGCGAGCCGCGCCCCGTCAGCGAGCCGTCGTCGGACAGCGCTTCCGCAAAGCCCATGCTGATGCCGGCACCGATCGAGGCGGCAAGGCCGACGAGAAACGTCTGCCAGTTCTGGTGGGTGGCGAAAGCGGCCGCGAACAGCGGCGCCAGCGTCGAGACCGAGCCGTCCATCAGGCCGGCGAGGCCGGGCTGGACATATTGCAGCACGAACATACGGCGGTTGGTGCGATCCTCCTCGGCGCGGACGTCGGAACTCAGGATCTCCCCGGTCAGCTTGGCGGCGGTCTCCTCGTGACCTTTCTCGGCTTCGGCGAGATCGCCGAGCAGGCGGCGCACGCCGACGTCCTGGGCCTGTTCGGCGGCCTTCACGTAGAAGCGCTCCGCCTGCATCTCCATGGTCTCGACTTCCCTGCGGATGGCGTCGAGCGACAGGTTCTTGGTGAGCCAAACCGGACGGCGACGCAGGAACCCCTTGACGTCCTCGCGCCGGATCGGCGGCAGATGCGGGCCGAAGCGCTGCTCGTACAATTCCAGCAACATGTGCCGGTGGCCGCGCTCCTCCTCGGCCATCTGCTCGAACAATTTCGCCGAGTCCGGATAGCGCTCCTTCAAGTCCTCGGCGAAAGTCATGTAGATGCGGCTATCCTCCTCCTCGGAGGAGATCGCGACCGCCAGCACCTCGCGCTCGGTCAGATCGGCAAAATTCTTCACGGCGGCCCTGTCATCTCAATTTAGAATCATTCTAAATTCTATAGGAGGCCGCTGTTCCCAGGTCAAATCAGGCCGTGCGAGCTCCAGCGAGGAAGTCGAGCAGCAGGCGGTTAACTTCGGCAGCTTGCTCCTGCTGCACCCAATGGCCGGCGCCGTCGACGAGATGGCAGCCGAGCATGTTCGTGCAAGCACGCGCCTGCATCGCCTCGAACACGCCGGGGCGCTGGTAAGTGCCCCAATCCTGCCTGCCCGAGATGAAGCACGAGGGCACGTCGATGCTGCGGCCGGAGAACAATTGCATCTCGCTGTTCAGCATGCCTGAGGTGCCGTAGCGATACCATTGCAGCCCGCCCTGGAATCCGGTGCGGCCATACTCGGCGCTGTAATAGGCGAGCTCGCTGTCCGGCAGCCATTGGTTGGCGGCGATCGCCGCGGGCGAGGGCATCTCCTTCGCGACGGTTTGCGCCATGGTCTCGTCGGCGTCCATCACGTAGTAGGTCGGCAGTTTCGCAAGCTCACCCGCCGACCATGACTCGAGCGGGTAGGGCTTGTTGCCGGTCCAGTCCGCGCTCTTGTGATGGTAATAGGCACGCAGGAAATCGTGCACGCCCTGTGGCGCGCGGAGCATGTCGGCGTTGGCTTCGCGCGTCGAATAGTACCACTGATAGTGCTTGCGCGGACGCGGCAGCGCGGCGAGCTCGCGATGAACGGGATCTTCGGCTGCAGGCTTGGCCGGCGCGTCTGCGGTGTTGAAGGGCAGCGGCGGCGCTCCGCCGAACGGCGCGCTCATCAGCGTCACCGAACGAAACACGTCGGGCCTGATCAGCGCGCACCAGGCCGCGACCGGGCTGCCGAAATCATGTCCGACCACGTCGACCTGCCTGTACCCGAACGCCGACACCAGGGCGAGTGCGTCGCGCACCAGGTTGAGCAGGGAGAACGGCGCAAGATCGCCGTCGTAGTCCGCGCTCCATCCCGTGGTGCGGCCATAGCCGCGCTGGTCCGGCGCGATGACGTGATAGCCGGCCGCGGCGAGCCCCGGCATCACCTTGCGCCAGGAGAACGCCAGCTCGGGAAAACCGTGCAGCAGGAGAATGCAAGGACGGCCCCTGGTCTCGAAGCCCGCCTCCAGCACATGCATGCGCAAGCCGTTGACGCCGTCGACATAGCGCGAGCGGATGCCGGCGGGCAGCGGGACGTCGGGGAGTGCAGTCATGATGTTCTCCACACGGGCAGCATCGTAGGGTGGGCAAAGGCGCAAAGCGCCGTGCCCACCATTTCTCATAATGCACGGAATCGTGGGCACGCTTCCGCCTTCGCTCTTCGAGCTACGCGGAAGCTTTGCCCAACCTACGGCATCTCGCTAAACCGACTCACACACGAACGCGTTGCCCTTGCGCCTGATCTTACCGATCGACGGCGACGGAAAATGCGCGGTGCAGCACAGCGTGTCGGTGTCGCAATAGCGCTCCAGGAAGCTGCGGCGCGTCGTGGCTGCCTTGGCCGGGTCGACGTCGAACTTGATCGACAGCTCCGGATAGAGCGTCTGCAATGGCGAGTGCATGAGATCGCCGGAGAACACCGCATCGTCCTTGCCGCGTCCCATCGTGATTGCGATATGGCCGGGCGTGTGACCGGGCGTCGGCAGGATGCGAACGTGATCGCCGATCTGGTGGTCGTTGCCGACGAGTTCATGGCGCCCGGCCTCGACCACCGGCAGCACGCTGTCGGCGAAAGGCGGGACTTCCGCCTTCGCGTTCTGCGCGAACCAGTGGTCGAATTCCTGCTTGGCGAACAAATAGCGCGCCTTGGGGAAGGTCGGCACCCAGCGGCCGTTCTCGAGCCGCGTGTTCCAGCCGACGTGATCGACATGCAAATGCGTGCACATCACGAAGTCGATGTCCTCGACCGAGAACCCCGCGGCATCGAGGCCGCGCAAATAGGTGTCGTCGGTCTTCATGTTCCATTTCGGCCGCTGCGGCCGCGGCTTGTCGTTGCCGATGCAGCTGTCGACCAGAATGGTGTGATGCGGAGTCTTCACGATGTAGGACTGGAAGCACAGCAGCAGCACGTCCTCTTCGTCCAGCGCCTTCGCCTCGCGCATCCACGCTCGGTTCTCGGCCAGCACGTCCGGCGTCAGTCTCGGCAGCATTTCCAGGGCCGGGACGAAGGAGGTCTCCTGCTCGATGACGCGATGGATGGTGAGATCGCCGACTGAGAACTTCAGGCTCATGAGAACTCCCGCACTTTACGCCGCCGGCGGCACCGAGATCTTCACAGAGGGCCGCTCCAGCATCTTCTGGTGGAAGGCGTCGAGCTTGGGATAGGCCTTGCGCCAGCCGCAATCGGCGAAGCGGAAATCGGCATAGCCGAGCACGCAAACGAGGCCGATCTGCGAGATGTCGAACGGGCCGTTCAGGACCTCGGGCATGTTCTCGAAGCGCGCCATGCCGGTCCAGGCCCTGTTCCAGTGGTCGTCCGACCAGGCCTGCCATTGCAGGCCTTGCGGCCGCACCAACTTCTCGTAGCGGCACAACAGCATGGAATCGAGCATGCCGTTGATCAGCGAGTGGTTGGTCTTGGCCTTCCAGCGCCGCGGGCCGTAATCGGGGATCAGGCTGCCGCCGGCCATCTCGTTGAGATATTCGACGATGACGTAGGAGTCCAAGATGACGTCGCCGTCATTGGTGATCAGCACCGGCAGCTTCTTCAGCGGCGTGATCTTCGAATAATCTTCGTTGGCCGTGCCTGGCGCGACGCTGGCGGGCGTGAACTCGATCTTGTCGATCAGCCCGAGCTCGATCGCTGCGATACGGACCTTGCGGGCGAACGGCGAGGCGGGGGAGAAGGTGAGCTTCATGGGAAATACCTCTATCCAGACACACAGTCCTCATCCCTAGGGAGCGCGCCCCTTGGCGCGCGTCTCGAAGGATGGACAACGAGGGATGGTCTCTCGTCACCCGGCGCGAACGTCGGGCAACCGTGCTTGTGGCGCATCCTTCGAGACGAGCGCGTTGCGCGCTCCTCAGGATGAGGGCGGAGGCTTACGCCGCCACAATCTCCTGCCTCTGCTCGCCGAGGCCCTCGATGCCGAGCGTGACGACGTCGCCGACATTGAGGAATGTCGGCGGCTTCATGCCGAGGCCGACGCCGGGCGGGGTGCCTGTCGTGATGACGTCGCCGGGCAGCAGCGTCATGAACTGCGAGACGTAGGAGATGCACTTGGCCATGGAGAAGATCATGGTTTTGGTCGAGCCGGTCTGGCGGCGCTGGCCGTTGACGTCGAGCCACATCGACAGGTTCTGCACGTCCTTGATCTCGTCCTTGGTCGCGAGCCACGGTCCGAGCGGGCCGAACGTGTCGTGCGACTTGCCCTTGGTCCACTGGCCCAGGCGCTCGATCTGGAAGGCGCGCTCGGAGACGTCGTTGCAGACGCAATAGCCGGCGACATGGTTCAGCGCGTCGGCTTCCGAGACGTACTTGGCGCGGGTACCGATGATGGCGGCGATCTCGACCTCCCAGTCGAGCTTGGTCGAGCCGCGCGGCTTCTCGACCGGATCGTTCGGGCCGGACAGCGAGGTGTTGGCCTTCATGAAGATGATCGGCTCGCTCGGAATGTCGGCGCCGGTCTCCTTGGCATGGTCGGAATAGTTGAGGCCGATCGCGACGAATTTCGAGATGCCGGTGACGGGGGCGCCGAACCGCGGCTTGCCGGAGATTGCGGGCAGCGAGGCGGGATCGAGGCCTGCCAGCTTCTTCAGGCTCTCCGGCGAATAGGCCTCGCCCGTGAGGTCCTTCACATGCGCGGAGAGGTCGCGCAACTGGCCGGATTTGTCGATCAGGCCGGGCTTTTCCGCACCCTTCTCGCCGTAACGAACAAGCTTCATTCTCGTTTCTCCCTGGAGATTGGACCGATCGGTTAATAGCTTCATGGAACAGGGCGGCTGGAAATTCAACCGTCGAAAGGCGGCGCATTGCAGGCTTCTGGATTCGGTGGGCGCGATCGTATCCCGGACGCGGTGCAGCGTGAAACGCTGCTCCGCAGAGCCGGGACCCGGATCACGTTCGCCGCAAGCGCGCAGCATGGGCCCCGGCTTGGCAGCGCATCACTTCGTGCTGCGCAGCATCCGGGGCACGAGACCTAGCCCAGCGCCACGAACCGGAACGCGTCCCCGTCCCGCTCGATGTGGCCGGCCGTGAAATGGCCGCCGATCACCAATGTCGGCGTGTCGGCAAAGCGGCCGAACAATTCCCGTCGCGTCCTGGCCGATTGCGCCTGGTCGGAATCCGCGGTCGAGGACCAGTCGAGGTGCGTCATCTGGCAGGGGTGATGGGCGACGTCGCCGGTGAGCAGGCCCTGTTCGCCGTCCGACCGGATGAGAATGCTCATATGGCCGGGACTGTGGCCCGGGGTCGGGATCATGCTGATCTCCTCGCAGAGCCGGTGGTCGCTCGCGATCAGATCGGCCCGGCCGGCATCGACGATCGGCTGCACGGAATCGTTGAACACCGCCGCCTTGTCCGGCTCGGTCGAATGGTCGCGCCAGTGCTCGTATTCGGTCTTGCCGAACGTAGCGCGCGTTTGCAAAGGCCGGCACCCATTTGCCGTCCACCAACTTCGTATTCCAGCCGACGTGGTCGACGTGAAGATGCGTGCACAGCACATTATCGATGCTCTCAGGCGCAAAGCCGGCCGCGCTCATGGTCTCCAGGAACGGCGTGCTGCGGTTGTTCCAGGTCGGAACGTTGCGGCCCTGCTTGTCGTTGCCGAGCCCGGTATCGACCACGATGCGGCGCGAAGGCGTCTCCACCACCAGCGAATGGATCGACATCTTCAGCCGGCCTTCCTCGGTGGCAAAATGGGGGATCAGCCAGGGCAGCTTCTGGATCTCCTCGTTGGTCGCGAGCGGCAGGATGAAGCGGGTCGAGCCGACCGTCTCCAATTCCACCACCTTGGTGATCTTGACCCGACCGACCTTCCATTGCATCCGGCACCTCTCATGGTCTTGTTTTGGTGCCGAAACATGCGCCGTTTCCGCCATGATGCGCAATGGATCATCTGACGCGATGCGGCGTTATCGCCGGAACCGGAGGAGGAGCCATGCCAGAGCTTGCAATATCCGCTGACAAAGTCGCCTTCATCATCGAGAAGGCGCGCGAATTCGACGTCAAGGAGGGCGATTCCGATCCGGATTCCGGCTCGAACCCGAGCGATGACGATGCGCTCGACGTTCTCGAGGACGACGGCTCCGATCCCGTCGTCCAGGAACTCGGCAGCTTCATGATCGCCTTGAACGAGGACGAGCAACTCGATCTCGTCGCGTTGACCTGGCTCGGTCGCGGCGACGGCACGATCGACGATTGGGACGATCTACGCGCCCGCGCGGCGGA contains:
- a CDS encoding MBL fold metallo-hydrolase; this translates as MSLKFSVGDLTIHRVIEQETSFVPALEMLPRLTPDVLAENRAWMREAKALDEEDVLLLCFQSYIVKTPHHTILVDSCIGNDKPRPQRPKWNMKTDDTYLRGLDAAGFSVEDIDFVMCTHLHVDHVGWNTRLENGRWVPTFPKARYLFAKQEFDHWFAQNAKAEVPPFADSVLPVVEAGRHELVGNDHQIGDHVRILPTPGHTPGHIAITMGRGKDDAVFSGDLMHSPLQTLYPELSIKFDVDPAKAATTRRSFLERYCDTDTLCCTAHFPSPSIGKIRRKGNAFVCESV
- a CDS encoding MBL fold metallo-hydrolase, which produces MVETPSRRIVVDTGLGNDKQGRNVPTWNNRSTPFLETMSAAGFAPESIDNVLCTHLHVDHVGWNTKLVDGKWVPAFANARYVRQDRIRALARPFDRAGQGGGVQRFRAADRRCRPGRSDRERPPALRGDQHDPDPGPQSRPYEHSHPVGRRTGPAHRRRRPSPLPDDAPRLVLDRGFRPGAIGQDATGIVRPLCRHADIGDRRPFHGRPHRAGRGRVPVRGAGLGLVPRMLRSTK
- a CDS encoding alpha/beta fold hydrolase, whose protein sequence is MTALPDVPLPAGIRSRYVDGVNGLRMHVLEAGFETRGRPCILLLHGFPELAFSWRKVMPGLAAAGYHVIAPDQRGYGRTTGWSADYDGDLAPFSLLNLVRDALALVSAFGYRQVDVVGHDFGSPVAAWCALIRPDVFRSVTLMSAPFGGAPPLPFNTADAPAKPAAEDPVHRELAALPRPRKHYQWYYSTREANADMLRAPQGVHDFLRAYYHHKSADWTGNKPYPLESWSAGELAKLPTYYVMDADETMAQTVAKEMPSPAAIAANQWLPDSELAYYSAEYGRTGFQGGLQWYRYGTSGMLNSEMQLFSGRSIDVPSCFISGRQDWGTYQRPGVFEAMQARACTNMLGCHLVDGAGHWVQQEQAAEVNRLLLDFLAGARTA
- the mbfA gene encoding iron exporter MbfA, with the protein product MKNFADLTEREVLAVAISSEEEDSRIYMTFAEDLKERYPDSAKLFEQMAEEERGHRHMLLELYEQRFGPHLPPIRREDVKGFLRRRPVWLTKNLSLDAIRREVETMEMQAERFYVKAAEQAQDVGVRRLLGDLAEAEKGHEETAAKLTGEILSSDVRAEEDRTNRRMFVLQYVQPGLAGLMDGSVSTLAPLFAAAFATHQNWQTFLVGLAASIGAGISMGFAEALSDDGSLTGRGSPWLRGVTCGAMTTLGGLGHTAPYLVPDTWANAFWIATAIACVVVFFELWAIAFIRSRYMDTPFLQAVFQIVLGGAIVLAVGILIGAA
- a CDS encoding amidase, whose product is MAKSEWSFKSAVELAAALSAKKVSAVELTRDAIARIERHDGRINAICVRDFDRALGAAREADAALARGERKPLLGLPVTVKESFNIAGLPTTWGFPPQRNFKPAEDALPVARIKQAGGVILGKTNVPVGLGDWQSYNDIYGTTNNPYDLGRTPGGSSGGSSAALAAGYCALATGSDIGGSLRVPAFHCGIFAHKPTLNLCPARGETPPPFPAIPREDDLAVIGPMARTATDLTLLLDVLAGPEPLDAGVAYELELPAARHHSLRDFRVLVIDSHPLLPTDGDVRGAIDRLATDLSKAGTRIARESGQLPDFAETSRLYMRMLLSFLGAFFLPDELVDAQTRASQLSPEDRSLGAERLRGITASHRAWVLDAGARAGLRAQWRALFKSFDAVICPIMPTPAFPHDHSPDQNLRRISIDGKDYPYSDQLAWPGIATLPGLPSTAVPLGLSKGGLPVGVQIVGPWLEDRTPLKLAELIEREFGGFVPPKMFDD
- a CDS encoding DUF3775 domain-containing protein, with amino-acid sequence MPELAISADKVAFIIEKAREFDVKEGDSDPDSGSNPSDDDALDVLEDDGSDPVVQELGSFMIALNEDEQLDLVALTWLGRGDGTIDDWDDLRARAAEARTEYRSPRRETVHYLLGEPMLGDLLADGLDAFGIDWSDERTTADSSGPSQQDEDEPTKQR
- a CDS encoding glutathione S-transferase family protein, with the protein product MKLTFSPASPFARKVRIAAIELGLIDKIEFTPASVAPGTANEDYSKITPLKKLPVLITNDGDVILDSYVIVEYLNEMAGGSLIPDYGPRRWKAKTNHSLINGMLDSMLLCRYEKLVRPQGLQWQAWSDDHWNRAWTGMARFENMPEVLNGPFDISQIGLVCVLGYADFRFADCGWRKAYPKLDAFHQKMLERPSVKISVPPAA
- a CDS encoding fumarylacetoacetate hydrolase family protein; the protein is MKLVRYGEKGAEKPGLIDKSGQLRDLSAHVKDLTGEAYSPESLKKLAGLDPASLPAISGKPRFGAPVTGISKFVAIGLNYSDHAKETGADIPSEPIIFMKANTSLSGPNDPVEKPRGSTKLDWEVEIAAIIGTRAKYVSEADALNHVAGYCVCNDVSERAFQIERLGQWTKGKSHDTFGPLGPWLATKDEIKDVQNLSMWLDVNGQRRQTGSTKTMIFSMAKCISYVSQFMTLLPGDVITTGTPPGVGLGMKPPTFLNVGDVVTLGIEGLGEQRQEIVAA